One region of Nitrospirota bacterium genomic DNA includes:
- a CDS encoding HEAT repeat domain-containing protein yields the protein MINRYLEENNPFNYAILQKPHYSMEWSAIEELLINKKRTFPDLTQQELYIISRKLGYTEFYLAQLKDGAGLKKAFAAEQLGRMGAVEAVPFLIKALYDKNLNVRIGACRALAHINNLDCTHALIEKLIQALDHSNDLSLRILIPAILRKGSAIEETLLTKFDHSSGAVRSIFTQLLVETAHPGLLSFFIKAALDSEPEVRAKAIRGLSKIHSDHSVSTIIGLISDPLWFVRLQAVKAIGELKHPRFYPIIWRGLTDFNWQVRTEAGKSLMKISVEALHLVSNSEMWPQDRFAKEQIFEELQRSGYIVSQIKFLESESQEEKKKALRFLEMAMDFGVISILIDSALHHPNFQVRLTLLKLLSKKNDPRVKEFLKKIVKHESVFEVYEEAKRLLKNRNRA from the coding sequence TTGATTAATCGATATTTAGAAGAGAATAATCCTTTTAATTATGCGATCCTGCAAAAACCGCATTATTCAATGGAATGGTCAGCCATTGAAGAACTATTAATCAATAAAAAGCGAACGTTTCCTGATTTGACCCAGCAAGAACTCTACATCATTTCAAGAAAATTAGGATATACAGAATTTTATTTAGCTCAACTGAAAGACGGGGCTGGATTGAAAAAAGCGTTTGCAGCTGAGCAACTTGGGAGAATGGGTGCCGTTGAAGCGGTGCCTTTTTTAATTAAAGCTCTGTATGACAAAAATCTGAATGTTAGAATAGGGGCCTGCAGGGCCTTGGCGCACATAAATAATCTAGACTGTACGCATGCGCTCATTGAAAAATTAATACAAGCGTTGGATCACTCAAATGATCTTTCACTTCGCATTTTAATTCCTGCCATTTTAAGAAAAGGGTCTGCGATCGAAGAGACTCTTTTGACAAAGTTCGACCACTCTTCAGGGGCTGTGAGGTCGATTTTTACCCAGCTACTTGTGGAAACAGCTCATCCCGGGTTGCTTTCCTTTTTTATTAAGGCGGCACTGGACTCTGAACCAGAGGTGCGTGCTAAAGCAATAAGAGGATTGAGTAAGATTCACTCCGACCATAGTGTTTCCACAATTATAGGGTTGATATCCGATCCTTTATGGTTTGTTCGTTTGCAAGCGGTTAAAGCGATTGGAGAGTTAAAACATCCCCGTTTTTATCCTATTATTTGGAGAGGTTTAACCGATTTTAACTGGCAAGTTCGGACAGAAGCAGGAAAAAGTTTAATGAAAATAAGTGTTGAGGCGTTGCATTTGGTATCCAATTCTGAGATGTGGCCTCAAGACCGTTTTGCGAAAGAGCAGATTTTTGAGGAATTGCAACGATCGGGTTATATTGTTTCACAAATTAAATTTTTGGAAAGTGAGTCTCAGGAAGAGAAAAAAAAGGCTCTTCGATTTTTGGAAATGGCAATGGACTTCGGAGTGATCAGTATTTTAATTGATTCTGCCTTGCATCATCCTAATTTCCAAGTGAGATTGACATTACTAAAACTTCTTTCAAAAAAGAATGATCCAAGAGTAAAAGAATTTTTGAAAAAAA
- a CDS encoding rRNA pseudouridine synthase, producing MVRWNLRNKSKKITLLRALSKMGVASRTIARDLIKAGQIKIGQKTIRDPEFKVEIPIQNLLVNDQPVKKLQKVYYMMHKPKGVITTRSDEKGRKTIYDLLNPDLPWIFPVGRLDRETSGLLLLTNDTDWGNQMASPAEKISKTYHVKLNKNVKEEELQKLRKGLSLSPELIYLPAKVEKIRENSKTCWIEITLAEGKNRQIRKMFEHLNYQVENLVRIKIGKLVLGTLKPGEIRPILPHEV from the coding sequence ATGGTACGCTGGAATTTAAGGAACAAATCTAAAAAAATAACGCTTTTACGAGCCCTTTCTAAAATGGGAGTTGCCTCCCGTACCATCGCTCGTGATCTGATTAAAGCCGGTCAGATCAAGATCGGGCAAAAAACCATACGAGATCCTGAATTTAAAGTGGAAATTCCCATTCAAAATCTTCTGGTAAACGATCAGCCTGTCAAAAAACTTCAAAAAGTTTATTATATGATGCACAAGCCCAAAGGGGTCATAACCACCCGGAGCGATGAAAAAGGGAGAAAAACCATTTATGACCTTTTAAACCCGGATCTCCCTTGGATTTTTCCCGTCGGAAGGCTTGACAGGGAGACCTCCGGGCTCCTGTTATTAACCAATGACACCGACTGGGGAAATCAGATGGCTTCCCCCGCCGAAAAAATCTCCAAGACTTATCACGTCAAATTAAACAAAAATGTTAAGGAAGAAGAGTTACAAAAACTTCGAAAAGGATTAAGCCTCTCCCCTGAGCTGATCTACCTTCCGGCGAAAGTAGAAAAAATCAGAGAAAATTCAAAAACTTGCTGGATAGAGATAACCTTAGCGGAAGGTAAAAACCGGCAAATCAGAAAAATGTTTGAACATTTAAACTATCAGGTGGAAAACCTGGTGCGGATTAAGATCGGAAAATTAGTTCTTGGCACCCTGAAACCAGGCGAAATCAGGCCCATTTTACCCCACGAAGTATGA
- a CDS encoding polyprenyl synthetase family protein gives MLIYQEDIHSVEHKIQESLSSEINLINDVFSYILKSGGKRFRPLLLIIISRLFNYKGIDHITLASVIEFIHTATLLHDDVVDEASLRRGKKAARMVWGNQASILVGDYLFSRAFIEAVGLKKNEINSLLSKTCQTLSEGEILQLIHTSDFSMKEKDYLNIIEFKTASLISLACRLGGLIAGAGENDLEALSRFGLNLGIAYQMADDTLDYTAEKKLLGKTLGQDFKEGKITLPLLHLISRCTPKDKKRIEEMFGQDQLTEKELEFIQELFGEYHSIEYALNQAGCFSEKAKQNLSSFLPSTHKNALVVIADYVITRNR, from the coding sequence ATGCTGATTTATCAAGAAGATATACATTCCGTAGAACATAAGATTCAGGAATCTCTTTCTTCAGAAATCAACTTAATCAATGATGTCTTTTCCTATATCTTAAAAAGCGGCGGGAAAAGGTTCCGCCCCCTTTTATTGATTATTATCTCCCGTTTATTCAATTATAAGGGAATTGATCATATCACCCTGGCAAGCGTTATAGAATTTATCCATACCGCCACCCTCCTCCACGATGATGTCGTCGATGAAGCCAGCCTCCGGAGGGGGAAAAAAGCCGCCCGGATGGTCTGGGGAAATCAGGCAAGTATTTTAGTCGGAGATTACCTTTTTTCAAGGGCGTTTATTGAAGCCGTAGGCTTAAAGAAAAACGAGATCAATTCTCTTCTGTCCAAGACCTGCCAAACCCTGAGTGAGGGGGAAATTCTCCAACTTATTCATACCAGTGATTTTTCCATGAAAGAAAAAGATTATCTAAATATCATTGAGTTTAAGACCGCCTCATTGATTTCTCTGGCGTGCAGATTGGGCGGGTTGATCGCCGGTGCAGGCGAAAACGACCTTGAGGCGTTGTCCCGTTTTGGCTTGAACCTGGGGATCGCTTACCAAATGGCCGATGACACTCTGGATTATACCGCGGAAAAAAAGCTTTTAGGCAAAACGCTGGGACAGGATTTTAAAGAGGGCAAAATTACCTTGCCTCTCCTGCATTTAATTTCGCGCTGCACCCCAAAAGATAAAAAGAGGATCGAGGAAATGTTCGGCCAGGATCAGTTGACTGAAAAAGAATTGGAATTTATCCAGGAGCTTTTCGGAGAGTACCACTCTATAGAGTATGCCCTCAATCAGGCCGGATGTTTTAGTGAAAAAGCCAAGCAAAATCTCTCATCATTTTTACCTTCCACACATAAAAACGCTTTGGTGGTTATTGCAGACTATGTCATCACCCGAAACCGTTGA
- a CDS encoding TIGR04283 family arsenosugar biosynthesis glycosyltransferase, translating into MKISVIIPTLNEGKILKETLKRLKKGMDIEIIIVDGGSTDDTVAVAKEFTKKVLTSPPGRASQMNEGARNAEGEILLFLHADSQITHGGLGKMAPAVIGIPAVGGAFQLGVDSGNFFLRTIVLFANLRTRITKIPYGDQGIFITKSTFQKIGGFPDIPIMEDVELAKKMKKEGKIALLKEKVFTSPRRWKQEGIIWTTLKNRGLMTAYLLGISPKKIACWCRNVR; encoded by the coding sequence TTGAAGATTTCTGTTATCATCCCAACTCTTAATGAAGGGAAAATATTAAAAGAAACCCTGAAAAGATTAAAAAAAGGAATGGACATTGAAATAATCATCGTTGACGGAGGAAGCACGGATGATACCGTTGCCGTTGCGAAAGAATTTACCAAGAAGGTCTTAACCTCCCCTCCGGGAAGAGCCAGCCAGATGAACGAAGGGGCTCGAAATGCGGAAGGAGAGATTTTGTTGTTCCTCCATGCCGACTCCCAAATCACCCATGGCGGTTTAGGAAAAATGGCTCCGGCCGTCATTGGAATACCCGCCGTGGGAGGCGCCTTTCAATTGGGCGTCGATTCCGGAAACTTTTTTTTACGGACGATTGTCCTGTTTGCCAACCTCCGTACGCGGATCACAAAAATACCCTACGGGGACCAGGGCATTTTTATTACGAAATCGACTTTCCAAAAAATCGGCGGATTTCCGGATATCCCCATCATGGAAGATGTTGAACTCGCAAAAAAAATGAAGAAAGAGGGAAAGATCGCCCTTTTAAAGGAAAAGGTCTTTACGTCTCCCCGCCGGTGGAAACAGGAAGGAATCATCTGGACGACCTTAAAAAACCGGGGGCTGATGACGGCCTATCTTCTAGGTATTTCTCCAAAAAAAATAGCCTGTTGGTGCCGAAACGTCCGATAA
- a CDS encoding phosphate-starvation-inducible PsiE family protein has protein sequence MEKFDKVIYLITGISFLIIGVGAFGYSWFVFIDQVQKGFLHATLILINNLLLVLIIMEILRTIINYLKSKDILLEPFLFIGIIAATRKILTAGAEISIMEITDEKVFQHYLFDLGVNALVVVALGIALYLIDKRRPEHTA, from the coding sequence ATGGAAAAGTTCGATAAGGTCATCTATCTGATTACGGGGATTTCCTTTTTAATCATAGGTGTCGGGGCCTTCGGCTACAGCTGGTTTGTTTTTATTGACCAGGTTCAAAAGGGATTCCTTCATGCGACTTTAATCCTGATTAACAATCTCCTTCTGGTTCTTATTATTATGGAGATCCTGCGGACCATTATCAATTATTTGAAAAGCAAGGACATTCTTTTGGAACCCTTTCTCTTTATCGGAATTATCGCCGCCACGCGAAAAATTCTAACTGCCGGGGCTGAAATCTCAATCATGGAAATAACGGATGAAAAGGTTTTCCAACATTACCTCTTTGACCTGGGGGTCAACGCGCTGGTCGTCGTGGCGCTTGGAATTGCCCTTTATTTGATTGACAAACGTCGGCCAGAACACACCGCTTAA
- a CDS encoding carbon starvation protein A, with protein MKILSTVLWAILSLLGAFALAVVTGLIFPDEKVNALWLVVAAACLFTLAYRFYGLFLSKQVAGLDDQRITPAHRLNDGKNYYPTPKYVLFGHHFAAVVGAGPLLGPILASQFGFLPGFLWILVGAVVAGGVHDFVTLVGSIRRNGRSFPQIAADEVGPVTGIAAGIAVLLIVIIAMAGMGLAVVNALYHNPWGALTLFLTVPIGLFMGVYMKLLRPGRVKEITVIGVLLLIFSVIGGHAILNSPYAGYFNLERQTLIYGLAIYGFAAAALPVWILLTPRDYLSTFMKIGVILLLAIGVLILAPEIKMPPVTSFIHGGGPIIPGTLFPFMFITIACGAISGFHALVATGTTPKMIDKESDARLIGYGTMLMEGFVGVMAVIAAGILIPGDYFAINTKLSIDAIAQLGFAPGEIGHLSELVQVDVAGRPGGAVSLAVGMATIFSSIPGFKNLMAYWYQFALLFEALFILTTIDAGTRVGRFLFQEMFGKVYPPFKNIGWAPGTWVTTFVVVFLWAYLISTGSISTIWPMFGAANQLFGMLALCVGTTILIVMKKEKYLWVTALPMAFMAASTFTACAFLVQTFLHKAAVSTNPSEAFSFYLNASFILLIAGLAVIILLDSFRKWFDYLVLKKPVKTSEVGGDYYKPESDICC; from the coding sequence ATGAAAATTCTTTCCACGGTCCTATGGGCTATCCTATCGTTACTCGGCGCTTTCGCCCTGGCGGTCGTCACCGGCCTGATTTTTCCCGATGAAAAGGTCAACGCCCTCTGGCTGGTCGTCGCGGCCGCCTGTCTATTTACCCTTGCGTACCGGTTTTACGGGCTTTTTTTAAGCAAACAGGTCGCCGGGCTGGACGATCAAAGGATCACCCCGGCCCACCGCCTCAATGACGGCAAAAATTATTATCCCACGCCAAAATATGTTCTGTTCGGCCATCATTTTGCCGCCGTCGTCGGGGCCGGACCGTTACTGGGTCCAATCCTCGCCTCCCAGTTTGGTTTTTTGCCCGGGTTTTTATGGATTCTGGTCGGAGCCGTGGTTGCGGGAGGGGTTCATGATTTTGTTACCCTGGTCGGGTCAATCCGGCGGAACGGACGGTCTTTCCCTCAGATCGCCGCGGATGAGGTCGGCCCGGTGACCGGCATTGCCGCCGGCATTGCCGTTTTGCTGATCGTCATTATTGCCATGGCCGGAATGGGCCTTGCCGTGGTTAACGCCCTTTATCATAACCCCTGGGGAGCGCTCACTCTTTTTCTAACCGTCCCGATCGGCCTGTTCATGGGGGTCTATATGAAACTCCTCCGCCCCGGAAGGGTGAAAGAGATCACCGTCATCGGCGTTCTCCTCCTGATTTTTTCAGTCATTGGAGGGCATGCGATCTTAAACTCCCCCTATGCCGGTTATTTTAACCTGGAACGCCAGACGCTGATTTATGGACTGGCCATTTACGGGTTTGCGGCGGCGGCCCTTCCGGTCTGGATCCTTTTAACCCCCCGGGACTACCTCTCGACCTTTATGAAAATCGGAGTCATTCTATTGCTCGCCATCGGCGTCCTGATTCTGGCTCCGGAGATTAAAATGCCTCCGGTCACTTCGTTTATTCATGGCGGGGGGCCGATTATTCCCGGGACCCTCTTTCCCTTTATGTTTATTACGATTGCCTGCGGGGCTATTTCGGGCTTTCATGCACTCGTCGCAACCGGAACTACGCCGAAAATGATCGATAAAGAGAGCGATGCCCGGTTGATCGGCTACGGCACGATGCTCATGGAAGGATTTGTCGGCGTGATGGCGGTTATCGCAGCCGGAATTTTAATCCCGGGAGACTATTTTGCCATCAATACCAAATTAAGCATCGATGCCATTGCTCAACTCGGCTTTGCCCCCGGAGAGATCGGCCACCTTTCTGAACTGGTTCAGGTAGACGTGGCGGGACGCCCCGGAGGAGCGGTTTCTCTGGCCGTGGGGATGGCCACCATTTTTTCGTCGATCCCAGGGTTTAAAAACCTGATGGCTTACTGGTATCAATTTGCCCTCTTGTTTGAAGCTCTTTTTATTTTAACCACGATCGACGCGGGGACCCGGGTGGGGAGATTTCTCTTTCAGGAAATGTTCGGAAAAGTTTACCCCCCCTTTAAGAATATCGGGTGGGCGCCCGGAACATGGGTCACCACGTTTGTGGTTGTTTTTCTCTGGGCTTATCTGATTTCAACGGGGAGTATCAGCACCATCTGGCCGATGTTCGGCGCGGCCAACCAGCTTTTCGGAATGCTGGCTCTCTGTGTCGGGACGACGATTTTAATCGTAATGAAAAAAGAAAAATATCTCTGGGTAACCGCCCTTCCGATGGCCTTTATGGCGGCCAGCACGTTTACCGCCTGCGCCTTTCTTGTTCAAACGTTTTTACATAAAGCGGCTGTTTCGACCAACCCTTCCGAAGCGTTTTCTTTTTATCTCAACGCCTCTTTCATTCTTTTGATTGCCGGGCTGGCGGTCATTATTCTTTTGGACTCTTTCCGAAAATGGTTTGATTATCTCGTCCTGAAAAAACCGGTAAAAACAAGCGAGGTCGGCGGGGATTATTATAAACCGGAATCAGACATTTGCTGTTAA
- a CDS encoding enoyl-ACP reductase, translated as MSMLRGKKAIIFGVANERSIAWGIAQALHREGAELAFTFVGDAIEKRVRPLAESLGSKIVIPCDVSSDQQIASVFHQLGNHWDSLDIVAHSVAFAKKEELKGSFMETSREGFRLALDISAYSLVAIAREAVPMMKSGSGGSIITMSYFGAEKVIPHYNVMGVAKAALEASVRALAVDLGPKKIRVNIISPGPIKTLAASGISDFKVIGHHVESKAPLGRIVSIEEVGNTALFLCSSLASGVTGEVLHVDGGYNIIGM; from the coding sequence TTGAGCATGCTTCGTGGTAAAAAAGCTATTATTTTTGGCGTGGCCAATGAAAGAAGTATCGCGTGGGGGATCGCTCAGGCTTTGCATCGTGAAGGCGCCGAGCTGGCGTTTACGTTTGTAGGTGACGCAATTGAAAAGAGGGTGAGGCCTTTGGCCGAAAGTCTGGGTTCGAAAATAGTGATCCCCTGTGATGTTTCAAGCGACCAGCAGATTGCCTCTGTTTTTCATCAGTTAGGGAATCATTGGGATTCGCTGGATATCGTGGCTCATTCGGTGGCCTTTGCCAAGAAAGAAGAGTTAAAAGGTTCCTTTATGGAAACCTCCCGCGAGGGTTTCCGGCTGGCCCTTGATATTAGCGCCTATTCTCTTGTGGCCATTGCCCGGGAGGCCGTTCCGATGATGAAGTCTGGCAGCGGGGGCAGTATCATTACAATGAGTTATTTTGGAGCAGAGAAGGTGATCCCCCATTATAACGTGATGGGAGTTGCCAAAGCAGCTCTTGAGGCCTCCGTTCGCGCCCTTGCGGTTGATCTGGGACCTAAAAAGATTCGCGTTAATATTATTTCACCAGGGCCAATTAAAACGTTAGCCGCCTCGGGCATATCTGATTTTAAGGTCATAGGGCATCACGTCGAGTCAAAGGCTCCTCTTGGAAGAATTGTTTCAATTGAGGAGGTTGGAAATACGGCTCTTTTCCTCTGCAGTTCCCTGGCCTCCGGGGTCACCGGAGAGGTTTTGCATGTGGATGGGGGTTACAACATCATCGGCATGTAA
- a CDS encoding GAF domain-containing protein, which yields MTRKTGLQKKLVFSILGIGFLSGILVLSFVYLIGKRSLKESIGLNFKKLAEATSDNIDTLINSHLEEAGLMASSNTILSAVEESNQFYEGTTDQEIKKRIEEIEQRWINASGFDAYLMEVQNNKATFYFNSFLNHEKEKGIHPLLLVTNIQGALVAANKSPSHYSFANEPWRKKTFNEGKGKTYISNIEWNPELGIQTFSMGTPILKNGKAIGVFYMVHDAHRFFHSMSLAKVGKSDHALILDSKGRVIFDPLQFTPPQQTLSPLLSKEVLTGTSGWISSKHDLFFNGQDSVNGFSPVKSTMTALSGDFGGAQWTVFTSQDPQETYAPIYTLLIWIGGIGLVGAGVITVFGLLISRGIVRPISQLIEGTELIGGGNLNHHIKITTGDEIEDLAKHFNDMTLKLKIFYFKLEEEVRARTKELEYQKNELSALYSMVTVLNQSRELKEILESSLSKVVELTGASSGVIWLMDEKTSRYTIKSSHQLVLKPNQLESLIKVLDSIGSKVILEGTSWISENVTVQEDIAQIAYRDIDFISVYAFPLSSKQKVLGVLFILYKTIRGLSSNEIKMLESVGNQMGIAIEHALLFSKIKSLSTIPLPKE from the coding sequence ATGACGCGGAAAACAGGGTTACAAAAAAAATTGGTTTTTTCAATTCTTGGAATCGGGTTCTTATCGGGAATTCTTGTCTTGTCTTTTGTTTATCTTATCGGCAAGAGGAGTTTAAAAGAATCCATCGGACTTAATTTCAAAAAATTAGCCGAAGCCACGAGTGATAATATCGATACCCTGATTAACAGCCACCTTGAAGAAGCGGGCTTAATGGCTTCGTCAAATACCATTCTTTCTGCCGTTGAGGAGTCGAATCAATTCTATGAAGGTACGACGGATCAGGAAATCAAAAAACGGATCGAAGAAATAGAACAACGGTGGATCAATGCCTCTGGATTCGACGCTTATTTGATGGAAGTTCAAAATAATAAAGCCACATTTTACTTTAATTCGTTTTTAAATCATGAAAAAGAAAAGGGAATTCACCCTCTCTTATTGGTGACAAATATTCAAGGAGCGCTGGTTGCTGCCAATAAAAGCCCCTCTCATTATTCTTTTGCCAATGAACCGTGGCGGAAAAAAACATTTAACGAGGGAAAGGGAAAGACCTACATCAGCAACATAGAGTGGAATCCTGAACTTGGCATTCAAACTTTTTCGATGGGCACCCCTATCTTAAAAAATGGAAAAGCCATCGGGGTCTTTTATATGGTCCATGACGCCCATCGGTTTTTTCATTCGATGTCCCTCGCAAAAGTGGGAAAAAGCGACCACGCCCTTATTCTTGATTCGAAAGGAAGAGTTATTTTTGACCCCCTGCAATTCACTCCCCCGCAACAAACGCTATCTCCGTTGCTTTCGAAAGAGGTGTTAACAGGAACCTCAGGCTGGATTTCTTCAAAGCATGATCTTTTTTTTAACGGACAAGATTCGGTCAATGGATTTTCTCCAGTGAAATCGACAATGACGGCGCTTTCGGGGGATTTTGGCGGCGCGCAATGGACAGTTTTTACCAGCCAGGACCCCCAAGAAACGTATGCGCCGATTTACACCCTTTTGATCTGGATAGGCGGTATCGGATTGGTAGGGGCCGGCGTGATCACAGTCTTTGGCCTTTTGATATCACGCGGGATTGTTCGCCCTATTTCTCAACTCATTGAAGGCACCGAATTAATTGGCGGAGGGAACCTCAACCATCATATTAAGATCACGACGGGAGACGAAATAGAAGATCTTGCCAAGCATTTCAATGATATGACTTTAAAATTAAAAATATTTTATTTTAAGCTGGAAGAGGAGGTCCGGGCGCGGACCAAGGAGTTGGAATACCAAAAAAACGAATTATCGGCCCTTTATTCTATGGTGACCGTATTAAACCAATCCCGCGAACTCAAGGAAATTTTGGAGAGCTCGTTAAGCAAGGTCGTCGAGCTGACCGGAGCTTCTTCTGGCGTGATCTGGTTGATGGACGAGAAGACAAGCCGGTATACCATTAAGTCGTCGCACCAGCTTGTTCTAAAACCAAACCAATTAGAAAGCCTGATCAAGGTTTTGGATTCCATCGGTTCAAAAGTGATTTTGGAAGGGACTTCCTGGATTTCAGAAAACGTAACCGTTCAGGAGGATATCGCTCAGATCGCTTATCGTGATATTGATTTTATTTCTGTGTATGCCTTCCCCCTGTCTTCCAAACAAAAAGTACTGGGGGTTTTGTTTATTCTTTACAAAACGATAAGAGGGCTCTCTTCGAATGAGATCAAGATGCTAGAGTCCGTGGGAAATCAAATGGGCATTGCCATTGAGCATGCCCTGTTGTTTTCAAAAATCAAAAGCCTGTCGACCATTCCTCTTCCTAAAGAATAA
- a CDS encoding outer membrane lipoprotein-sorting protein gives MGIFKTNWWVMVMGFVLTLQFSSFVRAEDGKGREILEQTNKIYGGKDQQSKLTFLIKEAGGEERKLVMRRAWKNYNGEKGLDSKVMIFQEYPPETNGSSFMGWFYRPGSGKKNDAWLYIPLLKKIEQLPDTSNRDESFQDSDIKPSDMMVRAIELDNHQFLREETISNKVYLVIESTPKQKDPNYPYSKVQSWISKDQNLKEKLDYYDLDGNLFKRQLISWKKVKNAFVWEKVVTSNMINHNVTTLNISDIKVDTGLGDSYFSERTMKMASKK, from the coding sequence GTGGGTATTTTTAAAACGAATTGGTGGGTGATGGTAATGGGTTTTGTTTTAACTCTTCAGTTTTCTTCGTTTGTACGGGCAGAAGATGGAAAGGGAAGAGAGATTCTTGAGCAGACCAACAAAATTTACGGAGGAAAAGATCAGCAGTCGAAGTTGACTTTTCTGATAAAGGAAGCCGGGGGTGAGGAGCGTAAACTCGTCATGAGAAGGGCCTGGAAAAACTACAATGGAGAAAAAGGGCTCGACTCTAAGGTTATGATTTTTCAGGAATATCCTCCCGAGACCAACGGCTCAAGTTTTATGGGGTGGTTTTACCGGCCCGGTTCGGGGAAAAAAAATGACGCCTGGTTGTACATTCCTCTTTTGAAAAAAATCGAACAACTTCCGGATACAAGTAATCGTGATGAGTCTTTTCAAGATTCCGATATAAAACCCTCTGATATGATGGTGAGAGCCATTGAGTTGGATAATCACCAATTTTTACGGGAAGAAACCATTTCCAACAAGGTCTATTTGGTGATTGAATCGACCCCAAAACAGAAAGATCCAAATTATCCTTACAGCAAGGTTCAAAGCTGGATTTCAAAGGATCAAAACTTAAAGGAAAAACTCGATTATTACGATTTAGACGGCAACCTGTTCAAACGCCAGCTCATTTCATGGAAAAAAGTTAAAAACGCTTTTGTATGGGAAAAAGTAGTGACTTCCAATATGATAAACCATAATGTGACCACGTTGAATATTTCGGATATTAAAGTCGATACCGGATTAGGTGACTCCTATTTTTCGGAAAGAACTATGAAAATGGCCTCCAAAAAATAA
- a CDS encoding CPXCG motif-containing cysteine-rich protein — translation MVNKEDEPEGLALYSCGYCGETNEILIETSIGKNYEVVEDCFICCRPNIRTELESCHCEQSEAISRLYDKIATHPSVLAMT, via the coding sequence ATGGTCAATAAAGAAGACGAACCGGAAGGTCTTGCTCTTTATTCCTGCGGTTATTGCGGGGAGACCAATGAAATTTTAATTGAGACATCAATCGGCAAAAATTATGAGGTCGTCGAAGATTGTTTTATCTGTTGCAGGCCTAATATCAGAACAGAGTTAGAAAGCTGTCATTGCGAACAAAGTGAAGCAATCTCAAGACTTTACGATAAGATTGCCACGCACCCTTCGGTGCTCGCAATGACATGA
- a CDS encoding kinase/pyrophosphorylase, with protein MSERNERYQLFIVSDSTGDTAERAALAVLSQFKNNHQIEITKFRNIKTEIQVREMVQKASLNHAFIVYTFVSEALRKQLDHEAAQASIPVVDLIGPLLRQLENYLHKLPSAEPGLIHRVDQQYLKRMDAIQFAVKHDDGQSLHTLGYADILLVGLSRSGKTPLSMYLAQYGWKVANIPLILNIPPPHQLFRVNQEKVVGLMTDFDILIKVRQARLKNLKQPSSFNYADPSYISKELNYCNDVYKQNQKWKRVFVAGRAVEEVAADILSLLGLRK; from the coding sequence ATGAGTGAAAGAAATGAAAGATACCAATTGTTTATTGTTTCAGACTCGACGGGGGATACAGCCGAACGGGCGGCTTTGGCGGTTTTATCGCAATTTAAAAACAACCATCAAATCGAAATCACCAAATTTAGAAATATTAAAACCGAAATTCAAGTCAGAGAGATGGTCCAAAAAGCCTCTCTGAATCACGCTTTTATTGTTTATACCTTTGTGTCGGAGGCTTTAAGAAAACAACTAGACCATGAAGCCGCTCAAGCCAGTATTCCCGTGGTCGATTTAATCGGCCCGCTTCTCCGACAACTGGAAAATTATCTTCATAAACTCCCGTCAGCGGAGCCTGGATTAATCCACCGGGTCGACCAGCAATACCTTAAAAGAATGGATGCCATTCAATTTGCCGTGAAACACGACGACGGACAATCTTTGCATACTTTAGGTTACGCTGATATTCTATTGGTTGGTCTTTCACGGTCAGGGAAAACGCCGTTGAGCATGTATTTGGCGCAATACGGCTGGAAGGTGGCAAATATCCCTTTGATCTTAAATATCCCTCCGCCTCATCAGCTTTTCAGGGTTAATCAAGAAAAAGTGGTTGGTTTAATGACAGATTTTGACATTTTAATTAAAGTGAGGCAGGCTCGTCTCAAGAACTTAAAACAGCCCTCCTCTTTCAATTATGCTGATCCTTCCTATATTTCGAAAGAACTCAATTACTGCAATGATGTGTATAAGCAAAATCAAAAATGGAAACGGGTTTTTGTGGCGGGACGGGCTGTTGAGGAAGTTGCGGCGGATATTCTTTCTCTATTGGGTTTGCGGAAATAA